A section of the Alkalihalobacillus sp. LMS39 genome encodes:
- a CDS encoding Mini-ribonuclease 3: protein MKLEKLQIDASQLNALALAYMGDAVLDTYVRYHLIAKGKVRPQRLHVEATSYVSAKAQAKVVHELLDSKFLSDEETAVLMRGRNAKSGTIPKNTDRNTYRYSTAFEALLGYLYLHENNTRLDEIIREMFVIIEERGEQNEQ from the coding sequence ATGAAATTAGAAAAGCTTCAAATTGATGCTTCTCAACTAAATGCTTTAGCTCTAGCTTACATGGGCGATGCAGTCCTAGACACGTATGTGAGATATCACCTTATAGCAAAGGGGAAAGTGAGGCCTCAACGTTTACATGTTGAGGCTACCTCTTATGTCTCAGCAAAAGCGCAAGCAAAAGTAGTTCACGAGTTATTGGATTCAAAGTTTTTAAGTGACGAGGAAACAGCTGTACTTATGCGGGGAAGAAATGCAAAGTCGGGAACGATCCCAAAAAACACCGACCGTAATACGTATCGTTATAGTACCGCTTTTGAAGCATTGCTTGGATATTTATATTTACATGAAAACAATACGAGACTAGATGAAATTATAAGAGAGATGTTTGTCATTATTGAGGAAAGGGGTGAACAAAATGAGCAGTGA
- the cysE gene encoding serine O-acetyltransferase yields the protein MKNRRNTWLNDIDVVFEQDPAARSRLEVIFTYSGVHAIWAHRIAHWFWKRRMFFLARFISQLSRFITGIEIHPGAKIGQRLFIDHGMGVVIGETCEIGDNVTIYQGVTLGGTGKEKGKRHPTIEDNVLIASGAKILGSFTIGENSRIGAGSVVLKEVPPNSTVVGIPGKVVLQDGIRVRGNLNHDELPDPISDKFKELEVELASLRKELAHMKNIQQKEMSE from the coding sequence ATGAAAAATAGAAGAAACACATGGTTGAATGATATTGATGTTGTCTTTGAGCAAGACCCAGCGGCACGCAGCCGACTTGAAGTAATTTTTACGTACTCAGGGGTACATGCGATTTGGGCTCATCGAATTGCACATTGGTTTTGGAAAAGAAGAATGTTCTTTCTCGCGCGGTTCATTTCACAGCTTAGTCGTTTTATAACAGGAATCGAAATACACCCAGGAGCGAAGATTGGGCAACGATTGTTTATCGATCATGGGATGGGTGTTGTGATCGGTGAAACATGTGAGATAGGAGATAATGTTACGATTTATCAAGGGGTGACGTTGGGAGGAACAGGAAAAGAAAAGGGAAAACGCCATCCAACTATTGAAGACAATGTGTTAATTGCATCTGGAGCGAAAATATTAGGCTCCTTTACAATTGGAGAAAACTCTAGAATTGGGGCAGGTTCAGTTGTTTTAAAAGAAGTGCCTCCGAATTCAACAGTCGTAGGAATACCCGGAAAAGTCGTATTACAAGATGGTATCAGGGTAAGAGGGAATTTAAACCATGATGAATTACCAGACCCTATTTCAGATAAATTTAAAGAATTGGAAGTTGAGCTTGCAAGTTTGCGAAAAGAACTCGCTCATATGAAAAACATTCAACAGAAAGAGATGAGTGAATAA
- the rlmB gene encoding 23S rRNA (guanosine(2251)-2'-O)-methyltransferase RlmB: protein MSSEFILGKNPVIEALRAEHAINKIWIGEGSQKGQMTKLLQLAKEQGVLVQHVPKKKLDQLVNSTNHQGVVASIAAYEYAELEDLFANAAKRGEQPFFLLLDEIEDPHNLGSILRTADACGVHGVIIPKRRAVGLTQAVAKSSTGAIEYVPVARVTNLARTMDDMKKQGIWFAGTDATGADDYRAGQFDMPITLVIGSEGKGISRLIKEKCDFLIKIPMVGHVTSLNASVAASLLMYEVYRKRNPLGNE from the coding sequence ATGAGCAGTGAGTTTATCTTAGGGAAAAATCCAGTTATTGAAGCACTACGAGCAGAGCATGCCATTAATAAAATATGGATTGGCGAAGGCTCGCAAAAAGGACAAATGACAAAACTACTACAATTAGCGAAAGAACAAGGTGTGCTCGTACAGCACGTGCCGAAAAAAAAGCTAGATCAACTTGTAAATTCGACAAATCATCAAGGTGTCGTTGCGTCTATTGCCGCATATGAATATGCGGAATTAGAAGATTTATTTGCAAATGCAGCTAAGCGAGGTGAACAACCATTCTTTTTATTACTAGACGAAATAGAAGATCCGCATAATTTAGGATCGATTTTAAGAACAGCCGATGCATGTGGTGTCCATGGTGTCATTATTCCGAAACGCCGCGCTGTCGGGTTAACTCAAGCCGTTGCAAAATCGTCCACTGGTGCCATTGAGTATGTTCCGGTTGCAAGAGTGACAAATCTAGCCCGAACAATGGATGACATGAAAAAACAAGGCATTTGGTTTGCTGGTACAGATGCTACAGGGGCAGACGATTATCGAGCGGGACAGTTTGATATGCCAATAACCCTTGTTATAGGGAGTGAAGGGAAAGGAATTAGTCGACTTATCAAAGAAAAATGTGACTTCTTAATTAAAATTCCAATGGTTGGTCATGTGACATCACTTAATGCTTCTGTAGCAGCTAGCTTACTTATGTATGAGGTTTACCGAAAGCGGAACCCGTTAGGAAACGAGTAA
- a CDS encoding NYN domain-containing protein → MNVILLVDGYNIIGAWPELRELKNKNLALARDLLIEKMAEYQAYTGYRVIVVFDAHMVSGIGKKYNNYRVDIVYTRENETADERIEKLVMELKRIDTQIYVATSDFVEQSVTFGKGALRKSARELIIELDGAEKSIKKNVEKTQKKQPSTKIPLSSEIAEIFERWRRGDR, encoded by the coding sequence ATGAACGTCATTTTGTTAGTGGATGGCTATAATATAATTGGTGCTTGGCCAGAGTTAAGAGAATTAAAAAACAAAAATTTAGCACTAGCACGTGATTTATTAATTGAAAAAATGGCAGAGTATCAAGCCTATACCGGTTACCGTGTGATTGTTGTTTTTGATGCTCACATGGTTTCAGGGATAGGTAAAAAGTACAACAATTATCGGGTAGATATAGTGTACACAAGAGAAAATGAAACGGCAGATGAAAGAATTGAAAAGCTAGTTATGGAGTTAAAGCGGATTGATACCCAAATCTATGTTGCAACATCGGACTTTGTAGAGCAATCTGTTACTTTCGGTAAAGGAGCATTACGAAAGTCTGCCCGAGAGTTAATTATCGAGTTGGATGGGGCCGAAAAAAGCATTAAAAAAAATGTAGAAAAAACGCAAAAAAAACAACCTTCGACAAAAATCCCACTTTCTAGTGAAATTGCTGAAATTTTTGAAAGATGGCGTCGAGGTGACCGATGA
- the nusG gene encoding transcription termination/antitermination protein NusG → MEKNWYVVHTYSGYENKVKTNLEKRVESMEMSDKIFRVLVPVEEETEVKNGKTKSVTRKVFPGYVLVEMVMTDDSWYVVRNTPGVTGFVGSAGAGSKPTALLPEEVESILKQMGVDEPRADIDFELKESVKVKEGPFANFIGTIEDISIDKQKLKVHVNMFGRETPVELEFNQVEKI, encoded by the coding sequence ATGGAAAAAAATTGGTATGTTGTGCATACGTATTCAGGTTATGAAAATAAAGTAAAAACCAATCTCGAAAAACGTGTTGAATCGATGGAAATGTCAGATAAGATTTTCCGTGTTCTTGTTCCTGTTGAAGAAGAAACTGAAGTTAAGAACGGGAAAACGAAGTCTGTAACAAGAAAAGTTTTTCCAGGCTATGTGCTTGTGGAAATGGTTATGACTGATGATTCTTGGTATGTTGTTCGGAATACACCAGGTGTAACAGGGTTTGTTGGTTCAGCAGGAGCCGGCTCAAAACCGACAGCGCTTTTACCAGAAGAAGTAGAGTCTATTCTGAAACAAATGGGTGTCGATGAGCCAAGAGCAGATATTGATTTCGAACTTAAAGAGTCTGTTAAGGTAAAAGAAGGACCATTTGCTAACTTTATAGGAACAATTGAAGATATTTCTATAGACAAGCAAAAGCTAAAAGTTCACGTCAATATGTTTGGGCGAGAAACACCGGTTGAATTAGAGTTTAACCAAGTGGAAAAGATTTAA
- the cysS gene encoding cysteine--tRNA ligase has protein sequence MTIYMYNTLTRKKEKFVPIEQGKVKMYVCGPTVYNYIHIGNARPAIIFDVVRRYLEYRGYDVTFISNFTDVDDKLIKAANELGEDVLTIANRFIEAYHEDTCALGVKTADHHPRVTETMDEIIEFIKQLIDKGFAYEVEGDVYYKTRAFKQYGKLSDQSIEDLQSGARIEIGQRKQDPLDFALWKSAKENEIAWESPWGLGRPGWHIECSAMVKKYLGETIDIHAGGQDLAFPHHENEIAQSEALTGKTMANYWLHNGYIKIDNEKMSKSLGNFVLVHDIIQQHSPDVVRFFMLTAHYRSPINFSEELLISAKSSLDRLKTTFTNVKHRLSESADLAVEKENWLEKGEELKARFIKEMDDDFNTANAITVMFDTAKEANVYLREQQTSKDVLQSFLSLLEEMGSVLGFSLEEQTELLDEEIESLIEERNQARKDKNFELADKIRDQLKEQGIVLEDTAQGVRWKRG, from the coding sequence ATGACAATTTACATGTACAACACATTAACACGGAAAAAAGAAAAATTTGTACCTATTGAACAAGGAAAAGTAAAAATGTATGTGTGCGGTCCAACGGTATATAACTATATTCATATCGGAAATGCGAGACCTGCGATTATTTTTGATGTCGTCCGTCGATACTTGGAATATCGTGGCTATGATGTAACTTTTATTTCTAACTTTACGGATGTCGATGATAAATTAATTAAGGCAGCCAATGAGTTAGGGGAAGATGTGTTAACAATAGCAAATCGCTTTATTGAAGCCTACCACGAAGATACTTGTGCATTAGGGGTAAAGACAGCAGACCACCATCCACGAGTAACGGAAACAATGGATGAAATTATTGAATTTATCAAACAGCTCATTGATAAAGGATTTGCTTATGAAGTAGAAGGTGATGTGTATTATAAAACGAGAGCGTTTAAACAATATGGTAAACTATCAGACCAATCGATTGAGGATTTACAATCAGGGGCAAGAATTGAAATTGGCCAACGAAAACAAGACCCATTAGATTTTGCTTTATGGAAAAGCGCCAAAGAAAATGAAATTGCCTGGGAAAGTCCTTGGGGATTAGGTAGACCAGGGTGGCATATTGAATGTTCTGCGATGGTAAAAAAATATTTAGGTGAAACGATCGATATTCATGCAGGAGGTCAAGATTTAGCATTTCCTCATCATGAAAATGAAATCGCGCAATCAGAAGCATTAACAGGAAAAACAATGGCGAATTATTGGTTGCATAACGGCTATATTAAAATAGACAATGAAAAAATGTCAAAATCACTCGGAAATTTTGTTTTGGTACATGACATTATTCAACAGCATTCGCCAGATGTCGTTCGTTTCTTTATGTTAACTGCGCATTACCGAAGCCCTATTAACTTTAGTGAGGAACTTTTAATTAGTGCTAAAAGTAGTTTAGACCGATTGAAAACAACCTTTACTAATGTGAAACATCGTTTAAGTGAAAGTGCAGATTTAGCTGTAGAAAAAGAGAACTGGCTTGAAAAGGGAGAAGAGTTAAAGGCGCGTTTTATAAAAGAAATGGATGATGACTTTAATACAGCCAATGCGATAACGGTTATGTTTGATACGGCAAAAGAAGCGAATGTATACTTGAGAGAACAGCAAACATCAAAAGATGTATTACAATCGTTTTTATCTTTATTAGAAGAAATGGGAAGTGTTTTAGGTTTTTCTTTAGAAGAACAAACAGAGCTATTAGACGAGGAAATTGAATCGTTAATTGAAGAGCGAAACCAAGCCCGAAAAGATAAAAATTTTGAGTTAGCCGACAAAATTCGTGATCAGTTGAAAGAACAAGGCATTGTCCTCGAGGATACCGCTCAAGGTGTGCGGTGGAAAAGGGGATAA
- the sigH gene encoding RNA polymerase sporulation sigma factor SigH — protein sequence MSMDLKDTIQTVGQAEDEELLERVREGDSSALEFLINKYKNFVRAKARSYFLIGADHEDIVQEGMIGLYKAIRDFKGDKLSSFKAFAELCITRQIITAIKTATRQKHIPLNSYISLDKPLYDEESDRTLLDVICGSRVTDPEELIINQEEFDDIELKMSEILSDLERKVLMLYLDGQSYQEISAELNRHVKSIDNALQRVKRKLERYVELKGVSL from the coding sequence GTGAGCATGGACCTTAAAGACACAATTCAAACAGTTGGACAAGCAGAGGATGAAGAGTTACTAGAGCGGGTGCGAGAGGGCGATAGTTCTGCGTTAGAGTTTTTAATTAATAAGTATAAAAACTTTGTGCGCGCCAAAGCCAGATCGTATTTTTTAATTGGGGCTGACCATGAAGATATTGTACAAGAAGGCATGATTGGCTTATATAAAGCGATTCGTGACTTTAAAGGGGACAAGCTATCTTCGTTTAAAGCCTTTGCGGAACTTTGTATCACTAGACAGATTATTACAGCAATCAAAACAGCGACAAGACAAAAACATATTCCGCTTAACTCCTATATTTCTCTTGATAAGCCGTTATATGATGAGGAGTCTGACCGTACGTTACTTGATGTTATTTGTGGCTCACGTGTTACTGATCCTGAAGAATTGATTATCAACCAAGAAGAATTCGATGATATCGAACTAAAAATGAGTGAAATCTTAAGTGATTTAGAACGAAAAGTACTCATGTTATATCTTGATGGCCAATCCTATCAAGAAATTTCAGCAGAGCTAAACCGACATGTTAAATCTATTGATAATGCCTTGCAACGAGTAAAACGTAAGTTAGAGCGTTATGTAGAATTAAAAGGGGTAAGCCTGTAA
- the secE gene encoding preprotein translocase subunit SecE encodes MAEGEKRSMGKFFRGVGSEMKRVTWPTRKELTRYTLVVLGTVLFISVFFALVDTGISRLVRMILG; translated from the coding sequence ATGGCTGAAGGAGAAAAAAGAAGTATGGGTAAGTTTTTTCGAGGTGTAGGATCAGAAATGAAACGTGTTACGTGGCCAACACGCAAGGAACTGACTAGATATACTTTAGTAGTTCTTGGGACAGTGTTGTTCATTTCTGTATTCTTTGCATTAGTAGACACAGGGATATCTAGACTTGTTCGTATGATTTTAGGATAG
- the rpmG gene encoding 50S ribosomal protein L33: MRTKVVLACSICASRNYTTEKNNETRGTRIEMKKFCRLCNAHTLHRETK; encoded by the coding sequence ATGCGGACAAAGGTTGTTTTGGCATGCTCTATTTGTGCTTCCAGGAACTATACAACAGAAAAAAACAATGAAACACGTGGAACCCGCATTGAAATGAAAAAGTTTTGTAGGCTGTGTAACGCCCACACACTTCATCGTGAAACAAAATAA